AGACTAATTGATTCTTTTCGAGATGAACAAAGCTGTGAAAGAATAATCTTTACTCAGGTCAAGGAACTCAACCAGAAACTAAAACCAAACCCCAATTCTCAATTTACACAATAATCCTTGCACTACCCTCAAAGAGAGCTGAGTGACATTGCGTCATCGGTTTTGTGCAGCTCCTTCTCAAAGGGATGGCCCATCTGCCAGCCGCTCTTGCCCGTTTTGCGAAAGTGTTCCATACGGCGGATAGCTATCTCCGCGTAGATGGGATCGATATCGAGTGTCACGCATCTTCGTCCCAGTCGTTCGCAGGCCAACAGCGTTGTCCCGGCATGTGCGAAGAAATCGGCTACAACGTCACCCTCGCCCGACGACGCCAGCACGATTCGTTCGATAGCTTTCAGCGGTTTCTGTGCAGCGCATCCACTGACGTTCTCCTCCATACGATAGAACACCTGCTGCACATCGACCCAGACATTGCCGGGTCGGATACAGTCGGACCTGCCGCGTTCTATGTTCTCTGTGACGACACCATCGACTTCTTTGTAGTATCCGCGCAGGATTTTGGGGATGTCGGTGTATTGAACGTTGAACCCAGGCTTGCCCCGGGTGTAGCTCAACAACTCCTGCCTGACGGCCATCCAGTTTTTTTGGGTGCCATACCCGCGCTGATTGCGCAGGGTGACCAACGATTTCGATTCGAAATCGGTCTTGGCCATCATAAGCATGAACTCAGGTAACGGCTGAAAGTGATTTTTCTGATCGGCACCCATCCAGATGTACATGGTGGCATCGTCGGACATAACATCGGTCGATGTATCGACCCATTGGCGGCACCACTCGATATACTCGGCGACCGTGCGGCGTTTGAACATGGCTACATTATACGGTGGATCCTGCGCCAGCAAGGCGGCAAGCCGCTTTTGCATTATAGTACGCACAAACACTCTGTCCGTAGCATCTCCACAACCGACGGCGTGGCGACCATTGGGATCAGACCATATCTCGCCCAACTTGAGTCGGCAGTGTGGCAGGAGTTTTTCACGCAATTGGGGATTGGTCAGATCGAGCTTTGTAAATCGCGTAGCTGCCATATTCGGATGTATGTAAAAGCGGCCAGCCGCCTCAACAAAAACATGTCTGACCGGATCAGAGCAGGCGGATTGGCCGGGCGCAATTGCCTTGACAATTCGGGCGGTTTTTCTGACCATAGGGCGACGGAGGAGTGGCTGAGTGGTCGAAAGCGGCGGTCTTGAAAACCGTTGTGCCGCAAGGTACCGTGGGTTCGAATCCTACCTCCTCCGCCATATTTCATTTCGGGGTGTATCTACGAAGTAATTGAAGGGCTTTCGGTATGTGGGGTAAAGAGTTAGCCCCTTGATTTCACAGTTCGAAAGTAACGTACGCAGGAGGTTTGCCTGTTCCACTGGTTCACGCTGTTTGTATAGGGAATACGCCGATTGGGCGAGTTCTAAGATACTGACACCTTCTTGGTAGTAGCTTCTGTTGGAGTCCTCCAGTTTCGCCAACCTCCGGGCGACCCGATTCTGCTGATCAATCAAGCGGTCATGTGTACTCTGCCAGAAGCAAACATCTATGGTCCCATCCAACTTGTCTTGGTAGCATTGTTCGATCCGGGCTTGCACCTTGTCGCATTCGCGTCTAAGTTTGCTTGTCTCCTTCGCCCGGAACTTCTTCTCATCATCAAAGCTATCTGTGAGCGCAAGCTGTATCTCGTCAGCCAACGCTTTATCAATTGTGATGGCCTCGACCAGTTGGCCCAGCATTACCGACAGGCGTTTCTCGGGAACGTAAGCCTGCTCACATTTTCCGCGACCGTTCGTGCATCGGTAATAAACGTACTTACCTTTTTTGATTTCAGCAGTAATGGAACAGCCACAATAGCCGCATCGTAGGAGTCCGCGAAACGCAAACTTCTTATCATTACACTTGGGTTTGCTTACGTCCGACACAACAGACTGCACTTGTTCGAATACGTCTTGTGAAAGGATGGGCGCATGGGTTCCCTGGTACACTTTGCCCTTCCATCTGAAGACACCGGTGTAGATCGGGTTCTGCAGCATCTTTTCAATCCAGCTTCTACTGACAGGCTTGTTGGACCCGCGATACGTCAATCCCAAGTCTCTGGCAAGACTTCGAAGCGAGCTGATAGAGTGCCTTCCTGTAGCATACGCTTCAAAAAGCTGTCTGATTGTAGATGCCCGATCTTCATCAACGACCAACTGCCGAGATTCGCGGTCGTTCGTGTATCCCAATGGGGCACGATGCGGCCATTCACCAGCCTCGGCTTTCTCGAAGAGTCCCTTCTTGACTTCTTCGGACAGATTGTCAATGTAGTTCTTGGCCATGAGGACCTTGATGCCGTGAATGAATTTGGCATGTGACTTACTGTCCTTGCTGATCACCTCGCCTTCCTTCACGAGATGAATCTCCAGGTCTAGGTCTCCCAGCAACACGTAGTCGCGGAAGTTACGATACAGTCGATCCGTCTTTTCAACAAGCACGATCCGGGTCTCGGCGTTGTCCTTGAGAAATTGTACCATCGCGCTGAATTGTGTGCGCCCTGCGGCTTTAGCCGTTTCGACATCGGTGAACTCACTAACAACTTTCAGCCTGTGCTTAGCAGCGTACTCACGAAGCAGCTTCTGCTGTGCAGGGATCGAGAACCCTTCCTTCTCCTGCTCCTTGGAGGACACCCTGGCATACAGTACGCACTTCATTTTCGCTTCCCCTTTACAGAGAGGAGTTTTTCGATGTGGTACACCTGAATCTTGCTGGGTTCGGTGTGACCGTTTAGCCATCGGCTAACCGTGGCGTGGGTAACCTGCAACATCTCTGCCAATTCCATTTGGCTGATGCGGTTCTCCAACCGGTATTCTTCCAGTCTTCCAATCAAGCCTTTCATCACAATAGTAGAATATATAACATTATATATGTTGTCAAGTCATTTTTCGATGGCGTTTGACTACTTTTTCCAGAACTTGGAGTTCTTCGGACGACATACCGTCATGTGTGACTTCCTCAAAGCTCATAGATCGGATTACCTCCGACACCCGATGCTGGTCGAGGGTCCCGTAGGTCATCATGGTGGTGCCGACATCTTCATGACCGACATTCTGGCTTACAGCCTTGATTTCCTCGGCGTTTCGGCACAGTTTCCGAGCCAGATAAATCGCCGCATGACGGAAAGTATGAGGATGGTAGTAAGCCAAGCCCGCCATCTCGGATCGTTTCTGGAAGATACTCCTGATCGATCCAGTCCCCTTCCAGAAGTTGCGGTCAACTTCATTGGCCACGAACGTCAGACCGCCGCTCTCTTGTTCCACTTTTGATTTGGGAAACAACGGATCGGTTGGGGCGAAGTGCTTATGTTTTTCAAGGTACTCTGCCCAGCCGACAACGTACTCCCTGAGTTTATCGCTGAACGGAAAGAGTACAGATACGAACGACTTCCCAAACTTGGTTTGGACACCTTTGGCCGGGTCTTGGTCAACTCTGAGTGTCTCACGATCAAAGC
This region of Candidatus Zixiibacteriota bacterium genomic DNA includes:
- a CDS encoding site-specific DNA-methyltransferase, producing MVRKTARIVKAIAPGQSACSDPVRHVFVEAAGRFYIHPNMAATRFTKLDLTNPQLREKLLPHCRLKLGEIWSDPNGRHAVGCGDATDRVFVRTIMQKRLAALLAQDPPYNVAMFKRRTVAEYIEWCRQWVDTSTDVMSDDATMYIWMGADQKNHFQPLPEFMLMMAKTDFESKSLVTLRNQRGYGTQKNWMAVRQELLSYTRGKPGFNVQYTDIPKILRGYYKEVDGVVTENIERGRSDCIRPGNVWVDVQQVFYRMEENVSGCAAQKPLKAIERIVLASSGEGDVVADFFAHAGTTLLACERLGRRCVTLDIDPIYAEIAIRRMEHFRKTGKSGWQMGHPFEKELHKTDDAMSLSSL
- a CDS encoding recombinase family protein, with product MKCVLYARVSSKEQEKEGFSIPAQQKLLREYAAKHRLKVVSEFTDVETAKAAGRTQFSAMVQFLKDNAETRIVLVEKTDRLYRNFRDYVLLGDLDLEIHLVKEGEVISKDSKSHAKFIHGIKVLMAKNYIDNLSEEVKKGLFEKAEAGEWPHRAPLGYTNDRESRQLVVDEDRASTIRQLFEAYATGRHSISSLRSLARDLGLTYRGSNKPVSRSWIEKMLQNPIYTGVFRWKGKVYQGTHAPILSQDVFEQVQSVVSDVSKPKCNDKKFAFRGLLRCGYCGCSITAEIKKGKYVYYRCTNGRGKCEQAYVPEKRLSVMLGQLVEAITIDKALADEIQLALTDSFDDEKKFRAKETSKLRRECDKVQARIEQCYQDKLDGTIDVCFWQSTHDRLIDQQNRVARRLAKLEDSNRSYYQEGVSILELAQSAYSLYKQREPVEQANLLRTLLSNCEIKGLTLYPTYRKPFNYFVDTPRNEIWRRR
- a CDS encoding site-specific integrase, yielding MARISSKNEKIKRRYLRRLREAEGLAESTVLCVEKAVYLYEDFVRHEDYALFNQNKAINLKKWLLKRTHKGQTISISTVHGYLRHLKRFFTWLSDQPGYKSRINADSVSYLSLDKKQVREATARRLVDFPPLGYVEKLADSIVIKTEIDRRDQALIAFSFLSGMRDKAIATLPFGCFDRETLRVDQDPAKGVQTKFGKSFVSVLFPFSDKLREYVVGWAEYLEKHKHFAPTDPLFPKSKVEQESGGLTFVANEVDRNFWKGTGSIRSIFQKRSEMAGLAYYHPHTFRHAAIYLARKLCRNAEEIKAVSQNVGHEDVGTTMMTYGTLDQHRVSEVIRSMSFEEVTHDGMSSEELQVLEKVVKRHRKMT
- a CDS encoding helix-turn-helix transcriptional regulator translates to MKGLIGRLEEYRLENRISQMELAEMLQVTHATVSRWLNGHTEPSKIQVYHIEKLLSVKGKRK